One Kryptolebias marmoratus isolate JLee-2015 linkage group LG21, ASM164957v2, whole genome shotgun sequence DNA segment encodes these proteins:
- the LOC112449944 gene encoding uncharacterized protein LOC112449944, translating to MDYLQRSVSSLAARLQECATSQPAPPPAHLVAQPSPAVFLLSNARPGRASGGSYVPTHAHVSPRLRSKILQGQYVNLVSLILPSPEVDQRVASSAGFTAIFKSNDPHLSKDLSIGEFLAAFSVYRDVLCSVYLDRRIELDTYLSLIADLNLKYGHSLFYQYHKAFATKAATVLSQSGICLDWSVLDTELLLMLAQAPACHTCSAVGHQSTLCPTLPFAPPAPLLQPTPLRPDSRPVDSRGRKIELLQRSSPQVHLPSPVSSQQRAPRIQTLISSHLSTPIVISELASLLQSHPDSAYVDFLLTGLSQGFHIGVCAPPLPTLVCPNLQSALLEPDIVSSLLQREVSKGYMIGPLRSPPFSHFRVNPLGVATRKYSGKKRLILDLSAPHSGPLPSINSLIPKPPFSLFYTSVDHAISLIKIAGQGAWLAKADITDAFKVMPVHPSDWHLQGAKWKGSFYFAVRLTFGCRSSPSLFDNLSEALCWILLNVSGVPAVLHLLDDFLLIDHPSHLPSSSLSKLRQLFHQVGVPLSEEKTLGPATSLDFLGITLDSVSMVASLPAEKLSRIREVSRSFESKPIVSKRQLLSLLGHLNFAMRIIPQGRSFISRLLDLANSVPSLIDQVTLDDGCRSDLAFWSKLLSDWNGLSFFYEDVILSADSLQFYTDAAPSSGFGGFFQGKWFTSTWPSSLSQSESIAFYEIIPIIVACCLWGRFWKRKRISALCDNAAVVHAINKGRSSSNPIMPFIRRITWQAVTDNFIISARHVPGHSNAIADALSRSKLQVFRQLCPDADPLPSPIPSFQDLILN from the exons ATGGATTACCTCCAGCGCTCTGTGTCATCGCTAGCAGCTCGCCTCCAGGAGTGCGCCACGTCACAACCGGCTCCACCCCCGGCGCATTTGGTCGCCCAGCCTTCTCCAGCTGTGTTCTTGCTCTCCAACGCCCGCCCTGGGCGCGCTTCGG GCGGGTCCTACGTGCCCACGCACGCGCACGTCTCTCCCCGGCTTCGCTCTAAGATTCTGCAGGGGCAATATGTTAATTTAGTCTCCCTCATTCTTCCGTCCCCCGAAGTCGACCAGCGTGTTGCATCATCAGCGGGTTTCACAGCTATTTTTAAATCCAACGATCCTCATCTTTCTAAAGATCTCTCTATTGGTGAATTCCTGGCGGCTTTCAGTGTTTACCGTGACGTGCTGTGCTCAGTTTATCTGGATCGCAGAATCGAACTGGACACTTACCTATCTCTAATAGCAGACCTCAATCTCAAGTACGGACATTCTTTATTTTACCAATACCACAAGGCGTTTGCCACCAAAGCCGCAACAGTCCTTTCCCAATCCGGCATCTGTCTCGATTGGTCTGTCCTCGACACCGAGCTGCTTCTCATGCTCGCTCAAGCCCCAGCGTGCCACACCTGTTCCGCAGTCGGTCACCAAAGCACCCTCTGTCCCACACTCCCATTCGCTCCCCCAGCTCCCCTCCTCCAGCCGACTCCTCTCCGCCCCGACAGCCGACCCGTCGATAGCCGGGGAAGGAAAATAGAG CTTCTGCAAAGGAGCTCACCCCAAGTTCACCTGCCCTCGCCGGTGTCCTCCCAGCAAAGGGCGCCGCGGATCCAAACCCTGATCTCCAGTCATCTTTCCACCCCTATCGTAATCTCCGAACTGGCCTCCCTTCTTCAATCCCACCCCGACTCTGCCTACGTCGACTTCCTACTAACCGGCCTTTCCCAAGGGTTCCACATAGGGGTCTGTGCTCCTCCCTTGCCCACGCTCGTTTGCCCCAATCTCCAATCCGCGCTTCTCGAGCCAGACATAGTATCTAGCTTGCTTCAACGTGAGGTTTCAAAGGGATATATGATCGGCCCTCTCCGCTCCCCCCCTTTCTCTCATTTCCGCGTCAACCCCCTCGGAGTTGCCACACGGAAATACTCCGGTAAAAAACGTCTCATCCTCGATCTCTCCGCCCCTCACTCCGGCCCCCTCCCTAGCATTAACAGTCTCATTCCCAAGCCccccttttctttattttacacatcAGTTGATCACGCCATCTCTCTCATTAAAATCGCAGGACAGGGCGCGTGGCTCGCCAAAGCCGATATTACGGACGCTTTCAAAGTGATGCCAGTCCATCCCTCCGACTGGCATCTCCAGGGCGCAAAGTGGAAaggatcattttattttgccgTGAGACTTACTTTCGGTTGCAGGAGTAGCCCCAGCCTATTCGATAATCTCTCAGAAGCCCTGTGCTGGATACTTCTGAACGTTTCCGGGGTCCCCGCCGTTCTGCACTTGCTAGACGATTTTCTACTCATTGACCACCCGTCCCATCTCCCCAGTTCGTCTCTATCGAAACTCCGGCAACTTTTCCATCAGGTGGGAGTGCCTCTGTCCGAGGAAAAAACGCTCGGCCCCGCTACCTCACTAGACTTCCTCGGCATTACCCTCGATTCGGTTTCCATGGTTGCCTCTTTACCAGCAGAAAAACTGTCCCGGATCCGCGAAGTTTCGCGCTCGTTCGAGTCCAAGCCAATCGTCTCCAAACGTCAACTCCTGTCATTATTAGGCCACCTTAACTTTGCCATGCGCATCATCCCCCAGGGTCGCTCCTTCATTTCGCGCTTGCTAGATCTGGCTAACTCTGTTCCCTCTCTAATAGATCAAGTCACCTTAGACGACGGCTGCCGCTCAGACCTGGCGTTCTGGTCAAAACTGCTTTCCGACTGGAACGGCCTCTCTTTTTTCTATGAAGACGTCATTCTCTCAGCCGATTCGCTCCAGTTCTACACCGACGCAGCTCCGTCATCCGGTTTCGGCGGGTTTTTCCAAGGCAAATGGTTCACGAGTACTTGGCCATCGTCGTTATCTCAGTCAGAATCCATAGCTTTTTACGAAATAATCCCCATCATCGTCGCCTGCTGCCTCTGGGGCCGCTTCTGGAAAAGAAAGCGCATCTCAGCTCTCTGCGACAACGCCGCCGTAGTTCACGCAATCAACAAAGGCCGCTCGTCCTCTAACCCGATCATGCCATTCATCCGTCGAATCACATGGCAAGCCGTAACTGATAACTTCATTATCTCAGCTCGACACGTTCCCGGTCATTCTAACGCCATCGCCGATGCTCTGTCACGCTCTAAATTGCAGGTCTTCCGTCAGCTGTGTCCAGACGCCGACCCACTCCCCTCGCCGATCCCCTCATTTCAGGACCTGATCCTGAATTAA